GCTATCAAACTGTATGTTCAGGTTAaaagtggaggagaaggacaaacaacaaaatacacCTCTCAAGTAGGAGCTCCTCTGCTCATCCAGTAACAGTCTGGGTGTTTGGGCACTCTGTGTGTAAGCCAAGCACAAGATCTGTAGTTAAGGTTGGAGGCGGGGGGCAGGTGCTCACTGCTGGGCTctggctcctgctctgccctccaGCAACAGCCCCAGGGGCTCCGCCACGCAGCAGCCTGGGTGCAGACACCTCACAGGGCTCGGGCTGTGTCCTCAGCCCAGTATCACTGAGCCTCCACTCCAGTCTCGGGTGAGAAGCAAAGCAGTGAGTTCAGGCTCCCTGACACTGAGGATGGGCCTGTCCTGGGGAGCCTTGGCCTGTgactgcagctgctctggggataatagaaaagaatcacagaattgtttaggttggaaaaggccatTAGGATCTTTGAGTCCAACTGAAACCCCAACACTCCTGagccaccactaaaccacgtccctaagctccacatctacccatcttttaaatacttccagggatggtgactccaccacttccctcggcagcctgtgccagtgcctgacacCACTTTCCATGAAGTAATGTTTCCTaaaaatctcccctggcacaacttaaatctgtttcctctcatcctatcacttgttacttgggaggagagaccagcacccacctcaccacaacctcctctcaaggagctgtagagagcaatgaggtctcccctcagcctccttttccgccccagttcccccagctgcccctcacagcccctgtgctccagaACCTTCCCCAGcctcattgcccttctctgaacacgctccagcccctcaatgtctttcatgcagcgaggggcccagaactgaacacagtgacCAGCCTGGGGGCTGCAGTGCTCTGCACGCAGACAGCATGGAGGCAGCCTTTGACACCTTCctggaagggaagaaagtcACCTGTCCTCAGTCTCCattcattttgatgttttcagGTACAGGAAAAACTGACAAACCCAAGATAACTGTCTGCACCTCAGACCAGAATTAGTGGTCATGAGGTTCCCTGACTGCAGCCTTCACCAGccccattccccttctctggatgctctccagaccctcaatgtccttcttgagtgaggagcccaaaactgaacacaggattccaggtgcagGCTCGCCATCGCTGAGtgcagggggacgatcccttccctgctcctgctgataTCCGTggctgatacaagccaggattAAAGGTTTAGGTTACGACTTCATAGTGTGCTTTTTGAAGTACCTTTGCGGCCATCAGCAGTGGGgaagggatcatagaatcatagaatggtttaggctggaaggggccttaaagatcatctggttccaatgcccctgccaagggcagggacacctcccactggatcaggctgatcaaagccccatccaacctggccttgaacacctccagggatgggaagcCACAGCTTccgtgtgccagtgcctcaccaccctcacggtgaagaaattcctcctaatgtctagtctaaatctgcccctctccagtctgtaGCCATTAAGTGTCCCCCGTCCTTGGCACCGCGGCTGAGAGCAGCCACAATCCTGTTTCTGGCTCAGGCTCACGGGGTGCCACGccgccccccacccccgccaGGGGGCGCCCGCGCGAGCAGCGGCTCTGGCGGAAGCAGCGCCTTGGCACCGCCTGGCGGGAGAAGCATAGGGAAGGTCCTGGCAGCTTCGTAACAAACACACAACTCGAGGCCGGGGAAAGCACCGATCGGCTCTCCCGGAACACCTtcgctggaaaaaaaaaacgctTAGCAGCATTTCTCGGCGGCGGCTCGGTGCCCCGCGGGGGCGCGGTGCCCGTTCTACGCGGCGGCGGCTACGCCCGACCCTGGCAGGACCTCTCGCGTATCCCATAAGCTCCCGCGCGCGGCGCTGCCTTCCTCTTTCGGCGGGGCCTGGCGCGCCGGGCGCCATCGCGCAGCCGGTGAGTCGTCATCCGCGTCCATCCGCGTCCCCGCGGCGGGCGAGCCCCGCTCCGCTCTGCCGTCTGCTCTCCTGGGGGCACAGGGAGCCGCGGCGCCGGGGCCGCCCTGGCGGCGCCTCCTTTGCTCCTACCCACGGAGCCGCTTCGGCCGCGCTGGGGACGCGGCGTTCGGGGCGATCGCGATGGGCGGTTCGTCGTTTCCCTCCGACGTTGAACCGAAGGGAATGAGCTCGGTATAAGAAAGAGTTGCTGCTAGAAAAAGtggaatgttttgttttaatctagAGTTGAGTTAAGCTTatccaagtaactgtatttttgaaagctaGACAGAACGTGTGTCTCTGGTAGCGTGTCTTCTTTAAAACAGCGGTTTTTGAGGCACTGTTCATTTTTTGGAGATAacgtcttgtgttcagtgtgatctgtgctgatcagatgtctcttctgtaattgcctgtttgcagcctttccctgtctcaaacgcaaggtcaggcagagctggagccaggtCCAagttagcaagagatttgactgttgtaGTGTTAATAACAGCGTTAAAATGAGTCCTTAGATAGTAATGGAATATGTGTAAGGTTTCTGGGGAAATTTATGCCCATGCACATAAACGGGAAATATAATCTGTAATAGCTTTTGCCTTGTTACATTGATGGGAATCACTCCTTCATGTTGCCCAGGTgtgataaaggatgcttgctttctaaaattccAAAATGAGGGAGTTTATCTGCTAAAATCGTTGCTTTTAATGTTAGTGCAGGGGGCGCTGTGCCGTGGGAGGGGGGCATTGACCAGAGGCAGTTGCAGGTGAGTCTGCAGGAGTTTTGCATTAGATGAGTCTGGAGATTGCTCAGAATCCATTTGCGCCCCCAAAGCCTGTACTGTGAGAGTTGGAAGGGCTGGTGAGGTgttggggcaggaggagaatgGGTGCAAAATGTAATGCTTGCAAACATGGTGTGGAAGCTGTCTGAACAAGGTGTCACCTCCCAGGATCGCATCTGGAGAGTTTTCAGTGCTCTTCCAGCTTCGGAGGCGGGAGGGAGATACACTGCAGATGAATACCCATTCCCTCGCTAGCCTCCAGAGTGGCCAGTGAGTGGAAGATAGTCTGCTACATGTGCTTTAAGCTGAATTACATGTCACCTTTGCGTTGGGGTTCTCTTCTTATACCAGTTCTGTTTCTCTTAGACACGATGCCTGCCCTCAGACCTCTCGTGAAACCTAAAATCGTCAAGAAGAGGACCAAGAAGTTCATCCGCCATCAGTCTGATCGCTATGTCAAGATCAAGGTAAAAGTTACTGGAAGTTCATTACAAAATGAATTCTGGGACAGTCAGACATGGTTGCCTTTAGGGTTGATGATGGAGTGAAGCATAAAGGGTCAGTGTGAAGCAGCAGGTCATGCTGCGCCTGGCATGGCAGATATTTTTGGACAGTGGTTTTGGTGGGAGCTGTTACTGCAAGCCAGGCACTTTCAGACTGATCTCGTTTTGTAattcttaaatgttttctgtgtttcttcagcGCAACTGGCGTAAACCGAGAGGTATTGATAACAGAGTTCGCCGGCGATTCAAGGGTCAGATCCTTATGCCAAACATCGGCTATGGCagcaataagaaaacaaagcacatgcTGCCCACGGGGTTCA
This DNA window, taken from Cuculus canorus isolate bCucCan1 chromosome 11, bCucCan1.pri, whole genome shotgun sequence, encodes the following:
- the RPL32 gene encoding 60S ribosomal protein L32 → MPALRPLVKPKIVKKRTKKFIRHQSDRYVKIKRNWRKPRGIDNRVRRRFKGQILMPNIGYGSNKKTKHMLPTGFRKFLVHNVKELEVLMMSNKSYCAEIAHNVSSKNRKIIVERAAQLAIKITNPNARLRSEENE